CTGTTCGCCTTCGTGGTGGCCACGTTGTCGGTGCCGACTCAGCTCGGGGTCATCCCGATGTTCATGGCGATGGCGGAGCTGGAGATGACCGGCGAGCTGATCGCGGTGATCCTGCCCAACCTGGTCACCGCGTTCGGCGTGTTCTGGATGCGGCAGTACCTGGTCACGGCGGTTCCATACGAGCTGCTGGAGGCCGCGCGGATGGACGGATGCAGCATGATCCGCACGTTCTGGCACGTCGTGCTGCCCGCAGCCCGACCCGCGGCGGCGATCCTGGCTCTGTTCACATTCATGACCTCGTGGAACGACTTCCTCTGGCCGCTGGTGGTCCTCGATCCCTCGAACCCGACCATCCAGCTCGCCTTGGAGAAGCTCCAGAGCGGCTACTCGGTCGACTACTCGCTGGTCCTGGCGGGTACCACACTGGCGACTCTGCCCATCCTGGTGATCTTCATCCTTCTCGGGCGGCAGATCGTCTCCGGAATCATGCAGGGAGCTGTCAAGGGATGACGATGTACGAGGTGAACGGCACACGCGCCGAGGAGATCTCGACGCCAACGCATCGACGGGACTTCCCAGCGGACTTCCTGTGGGGCTCGTCCACCGCGGCCTTCCAGATCGAGGGAGCCACCACGGAGGACGGGCGCACCGACTCCATCTGGGACACCTTCAGCCGCACTCCGGGCCGCGTGCTCAACGGCGACACCGGGGATCCCGCGGTGGACCACTACCACCGGATGCCCCAGGACGTCGCGTTGATGAGCGACCTCGGGTTCAAGGCGTACCGGTTCTCGGTGGCCTGGCCCCGGGTTCGCCCGGACGGCGGCGCCGTCAACGAGGCGGGCTTGGACTTCTACCGACGGCTGGTGGACGAGCTGCTCGCGCACGACATCACGCCGTGGCTGACGCTGTACCACTGGGATCTGCCGCAGGCACTGGAGGACCGGGGCGGGTGGGCCGAACGGTCCACCGCCTTCCGGTTCGCCGAGTTCGCCGACACCGTGCACGCGGCGCTCGGTGACCGGGTGGAGCACTGGACGACCCTGAACGAGCCGTACTGCTCCTCGCTGCTCGGCTACTCGGCCGGGGTGCACGCCCCGGGCCGTCAGGAGCCGTCGGCTGCGGTGGCGGCGGTGCACCACCTGCTGCTCGGGCACGGGCTCGCGGTGTCGGCGATCCGACAACGCGAGCCGAAGGCCAAGCTGGGCATCACCTTGAATCTGTACCCGGTCGATCCGGTGGACCCGGAGAACCCGGCCGACGTGGACGCGGCACGCCGGGTGGACGGCCTGCAGAACCGGATCTTCCTCGATCCGTTGCTGCGCGGGCAATACCCCGACGACGTGGTCGCCGACCTGGCGCCGTTCGCTTTGGCTGAGCGGATCCAGGATGGCGACCTGGCCGCCATCGCCGCACCGCTGGACATGTTCGGGGTGAACTACTACACCCACCACCTCGTCGGCGCCGCCGCACCGGAGACCGCGACGGCCGACACCGCCGCCCCGTTCACCCCACCGGGATCGCCCTGGGTCGGCGCGGGCGCGCTGCGGTTCGCCGATGCGGGTCTGCCGGTGACCGACATGGGCTGGGAGGTCATCCCCAACGGCCTGTCCCGGGTGCTGCGCAGGTTGCACGAGGAGTATTCGGTCACCGCGCTCTACGTCAATGAGAACGGGGCCGCCTGCCCGGACGTGGTCAACGATCGCGGCGAGGTCGACGACCAGGATCGAATCGATTACCTGGACGGCCATCTGCGGGCCGCGTTGACGGCGATCGAGGCGGGTGTCGATTTGCGCGGATACTTCTGTTGGTCGCTGTTGGACAACTTCGAATGGGCTTGGGGTTATTCGAAGCGCTTCGGTCTGGTGCATGTCGATTACCAGACGCAGGTGCGTACCCCGAAGAACTCGGCGAAATGGCTGTCCTCGGTGATGCGGGCGAACGCGGTGCCCGAGGTGGAGTCGAAGAACGGAAACTAAAGAACATCGGTGCTCCACCGATAGCGGCTCCGGCGTTGAACTGCCGAAATGGCTGTCGGGTCACCTTGATCGCAGGTGCCGGCGCGAGATCCAGTCGCGCCGGCACCGGCGTGTTCGGGGGCGCGGGCTGGGTGTCGTGCCAGCTGGGCGCGGTTCTGGTCTTTGCGGTGCGGGAGCGCTCCCATTGATAGTGTCGGCCGATCGCGTGCATCTCGGGCTCATCGAATTGCCGATCGAATTCGATTGTCGAATTGATGGTGATATTGCGTCAATAGTCTGGGTGGCGGTTTATTGATAGTGCCATTCGGCGGATTCGATGCTGCTGAAGGTCGGGAAAATGGCGG
This Actinoalloteichus hymeniacidonis DNA region includes the following protein-coding sequences:
- a CDS encoding carbohydrate ABC transporter permease yields the protein MSVLTAAPKPSNGQAKRRRGQDPGSIIGKPGFLTYGLLIAFVLGSAFPLYWSFLVASRDSSFTSQQLPPMWPGGNFLANAARVFDTAPFWAALGNSLIVGTVVTVSVVFFCTLAGYAFAKLNFRGNNALFAFVVATLSVPTQLGVIPMFMAMAELEMTGELIAVILPNLVTAFGVFWMRQYLVTAVPYELLEAARMDGCSMIRTFWHVVLPAARPAAAILALFTFMTSWNDFLWPLVVLDPSNPTIQLALEKLQSGYSVDYSLVLAGTTLATLPILVIFILLGRQIVSGIMQGAVKG
- a CDS encoding GH1 family beta-glucosidase, which codes for MNGTRAEEISTPTHRRDFPADFLWGSSTAAFQIEGATTEDGRTDSIWDTFSRTPGRVLNGDTGDPAVDHYHRMPQDVALMSDLGFKAYRFSVAWPRVRPDGGAVNEAGLDFYRRLVDELLAHDITPWLTLYHWDLPQALEDRGGWAERSTAFRFAEFADTVHAALGDRVEHWTTLNEPYCSSLLGYSAGVHAPGRQEPSAAVAAVHHLLLGHGLAVSAIRQREPKAKLGITLNLYPVDPVDPENPADVDAARRVDGLQNRIFLDPLLRGQYPDDVVADLAPFALAERIQDGDLAAIAAPLDMFGVNYYTHHLVGAAAPETATADTAAPFTPPGSPWVGAGALRFADAGLPVTDMGWEVIPNGLSRVLRRLHEEYSVTALYVNENGAACPDVVNDRGEVDDQDRIDYLDGHLRAALTAIEAGVDLRGYFCWSLLDNFEWAWGYSKRFGLVHVDYQTQVRTPKNSAKWLSSVMRANAVPEVESKNGN